A stretch of Eleutherodactylus coqui strain aEleCoq1 chromosome 2, aEleCoq1.hap1, whole genome shotgun sequence DNA encodes these proteins:
- the EIF3J gene encoding eukaryotic translation initiation factor 3 subunit J, with protein MAETDSWEADDFEPEELNPKGGPIAVKDRWEGEDEEEEVKDNWDDEEEAENKQPEKIVEQKVPEKKKLLEKIKEKEKLSKNKQEELKKRLEEPVEAVNLSPEEQLAEKLRLKKLQEDADLELAKEAFGEGCSTGIDAMNPSSREDFTEFSKVLKEKITQFEKSVYYPTFLETLMRDICISLELEDLKKVSNSLTVLCSEKQKQEKQNKAKKKKKGVVPGGGLKANMKNDLADYGGVNDEYGREFEDFM; from the exons ATGGCGGAGACCGACAGCTGGG AGGCAGATGACTTTGAACCTGAAGAACTTAATCCGAAGGGTGGTCCAATAGCTGTAAAGGACCGCTGGGAAGGAGAAGATGAGGAAGAGGAAGTTAAG GATAACTGGGATGATGAGGAGGAAGCGGAGAATAAACAGCCTGAAAAAATAG TGGAACAGAAAGTCCCTGAAAAGAAGAAAttactagaaaaaataaaagaaaaagagaaactcTCTAAGAATAAACAAGAAGAACTGAAAAAAAGG TTAGAGGAGCCCGTAGAAGCTGTAAACTTGTCGCCAGAGGAGCAATTAGCGGAAAAACTTCGGCTAAAAAAGTTACAAGAAGATGCGGACCTGGAGCTGGCTAAAGAAGCTTTTG GCGAGGGCTGTAGTACTGGAATTGATGCCATGAATCCATCATCGCGAGAAGACTTCACAGAGTTCAGCAAAGTTCTAAAAGAGAAGATCACACAATTTGAGAAATCAGTTTATTACCCTACCTTCTTAGAAACACTCATGCGAGACATCTGTATCTCAT TGGAGCTTGAAGACCTGAAGAAGGTATCTAATTCCTTAACAGTACTCTGCAGTGAAAAACAGAAGCAAGAGAAG CAAAATAAAgccaagaagaagaagaaaggagtGGTTCCCGGGGGAGGTCTGAAGGCAAACATGAAGAATGATCTGGCTGACTACGGGGGCGTGAATGACGAATATGGACGAGAGTTTGAGGATTTTATGTGA